A genomic window from Fibrobacterota bacterium includes:
- a CDS encoding HlyD family type I secretion periplasmic adaptor subunit: MITTKWKKNSLRSTEEEFISRSILLEETGSPRLARLLIGFTFLSILSFVGWSAIAHVDEVAIATGKIIPVGDVFILQHREGGRITSLSVQEGQYVKHGEVLLHFDPSYASSKAAETQVRVASLRARLERVRALSESRACNFAAAGVTDSTQIQEQQRYYSEYLKSISLEKTVITSQLAQLSGNLSELSTRQKTLQSQRALLAEEMSVREGLVKEGLNSKLQYLTLKRQLSELDGALAGMPSQMARIAASVDESKARLAQLVSAREKDLLAEREQLTSELKQIMEASRRENQTVDDLELRAPVAGIVTGMKIHSSGEVIMPGATILQIVPEGKQLIADVQISPRDIGHIQIGQNCLVKFSAFDYARYGGIPGTVQGISANSFSNADGSLYYRGTIHLARGHLGKTPSDGSVLPGMSVQTEIRTGGRTIFQYLLKPVFASSSEAMRER, from the coding sequence ATGATCACGACGAAATGGAAGAAGAACTCCTTGCGTTCGACCGAGGAAGAATTCATTTCCCGATCGATCCTCCTGGAGGAAACCGGAAGCCCCCGACTGGCTCGGCTTTTGATCGGCTTCACCTTCCTGAGCATCCTTTCGTTCGTGGGGTGGAGCGCCATCGCCCACGTGGACGAAGTCGCCATCGCAACCGGAAAAATCATCCCCGTCGGAGACGTGTTCATCCTCCAGCATCGCGAAGGCGGACGCATCACCAGCTTGTCGGTCCAAGAAGGACAGTATGTCAAACACGGAGAAGTTCTCCTCCATTTCGATCCATCGTACGCCTCCTCCAAGGCGGCGGAAACCCAAGTCAGGGTCGCGTCCCTACGGGCTCGCTTGGAGCGCGTGCGTGCGCTCAGCGAATCACGCGCATGCAATTTCGCCGCAGCCGGGGTTACGGATTCCACCCAGATCCAGGAACAACAGCGGTACTACAGCGAATACCTGAAATCGATCTCCTTGGAAAAGACCGTCATCACCAGCCAGTTGGCGCAGCTTTCCGGAAATCTTTCCGAACTTTCCACTCGACAAAAAACGCTCCAATCCCAGCGCGCCTTGCTCGCCGAGGAAATGAGCGTCCGGGAAGGTCTGGTCAAGGAAGGATTGAATTCCAAGCTCCAGTACCTGACCCTCAAGCGCCAGCTGTCGGAACTCGATGGCGCCTTGGCCGGCATGCCCTCGCAGATGGCTCGGATCGCCGCCTCCGTGGATGAATCCAAAGCTCGACTCGCTCAACTCGTCAGTGCCCGCGAAAAGGATTTGCTGGCCGAGCGGGAGCAGTTGACGTCGGAACTCAAACAGATCATGGAAGCCTCCCGGCGGGAAAACCAAACGGTCGACGATCTCGAGCTTCGCGCACCGGTGGCTGGCATCGTGACCGGAATGAAGATCCATTCTTCTGGAGAGGTCATCATGCCCGGAGCGACGATCCTCCAAATCGTCCCTGAAGGGAAGCAATTGATCGCAGATGTCCAAATCAGTCCCAGGGATATCGGGCACATCCAGATCGGCCAGAATTGTCTGGTCAAGTTCAGCGCATTCGATTACGCCCGCTATGGTGGGATTCCCGGAACGGTGCAAGGGATCTCCGCCAATTCCTTTTCCAATGCGGATGGCTCCCTGTACTATCGCGGAACCATCCATCTGGCTCGAGGACACCTCGGCAAAACGCCCAGCGACGGCTCCGTTCTGCCCGGCATGAGCGTCCAGACCGAGATCCGTACCGGAGGACGCACCATCTTCCAATACCTGTTGAAGCCTGTGTTCGCCTCCTCCAGCGAGGCGATGAGAGAACGCTGA